Sequence from the Deltaproteobacteria bacterium genome:
ACGTAGGCGAAACCCTTGTCCACCTCGACCTTGCCGCCCCCGGGAAGGTCCAAGCGCCCCACCAGCTTGATCCCGCTGGCCGTTCCGAATCCGTTGCCTGTCGCCATGGCGTCTTCTCCTTTCGCGCTCGCGCCCGCGTGTGCCGGGTCATGGCCTACATGCACTATTCGCGGTGCAATGGCAATGGCGCCTGAATGGAGGGCGGGGTGGGTCGAAATGAAACGAGCCGCGAGGCGCTCAGGCCCCGCGGCTCGCGGGTTTGGCATGGGGCGACCGAACGTGCGCCCCTTGTGAGTATGTCGTGTCGAACCGGCAGTGCGGCGGTCCACCTAGCGGCGGCCGAAGTCGCGGCGCTGGGGCCGGGCCTCGTTCACCGTGATGGTGCGTCCGCCGAGGTCGGTCTCGTTGAGAGCGTTGACCGCGGCCTCCGCCTCGTCCGGCGTCCCCATCTCCACAAAACCGAAGCCGCGCGAACGGCCCGTGAACTTGTCGATGATCACCTGCGCGGATTCAACCGAGCCGTGTGCCGAGAAAATCTCCTCGAGCTGCATGTCCGTCGTCGAGTACGGCAACCCGCCGACGTAGAGTCTCCTGCCTTCCATATGTTCTCCTCCTGGTCAATTTGGCCATACACCCTGGGCTCTGACCTCGAAGGAGTCGAACAGGCAAGATTTTGTTCTGAACCACGATCTCGGTCGGTTCGCAAGGTGAGACTTACGACGGTCGTCCCCCATGGGACGCTTTCATCGTAGCCCTTCCATCCGGGGCCGTCAAGCGCGTCAGATCTTGTAGAACTTGCGCGCGTTGTCGCCGAGAATCGCTTCCTTCTGCGCGTCGGTCAGCTCGTCCCGCTCGAGGATCTCGTCGATCTCCTCCATGCAGTTGTCCATGGTGATCTCGTGCGGGAAGTCGGAGCAGAACATGAAGATCTCGTGTCCCACCCGGTTCACACAGTAGGACAGCACGTCCTCGTTGCCCTCGCAGCCGACGAAGACCCGACCGCCACGGAAGTAGTCGATGGGGTCCCGCTTGAGCTGCAGCCCACCGTACTCCGCCTCGCGGTTCAGCCGGTCCAGCACCAGCGGGATCCACGCGGTGCCTCCCTCGAGAAAGCCCACGCGCAATTCCGGGAAGCGGTCGAAGATGCCTTCCGACATCATCCCGGTCATGTGGATGGCGAGCGGGAAGGGCATGCCCAGCGCGCGCGTGGCCGGGAACACCTTGAACGAGTTGAAGCCGAGATCGCCGTAGCAGCCGCCGTGGACCGCGAGCGCGCAGTCGAGCTTCTCCGCCTCCTCGTAGAGCGGCCAGAACTGGTCCGAGCCGTAGTGCCGGTCGAGGCCGTTGGACGGGAGCATGGCGCACACCATGCCCAGGTCCTTGACCGCCCGGCGCAGCTCTTCCACCGCCGCCGGCACGTCCTGCACCGGGATGAGCGCCACCCCTTTGAAGCGGTCGCTGACCTTCAGGTACTTCTCCGACAGCCAGTCGTTGTAGGCGCGTGCATACGCCGCCGCCCACTCGGGAAAGTGCACCTGGCCGTAGGATAGACCCGCCGTGGGATAGAGCACCGAGGCCTCGATCCCGGTCTTCTTCAGGAACTCGAGCCAGCGCTCGGGTCCCACGGAAGCGTCGAAGATCCCCTCCGGCTCGATATGCCGGCTCCGCGGCGTGTGGAACTTGTCGAGGCTCGGCAGCATCTGGCGGAAGCTCAGGCTGCCCCGGCCCAGGTACTCGTTGTTGATGTACTCGTTGATCTCGTTCTCGCGCTCCATGATATGCCCGTCGGCATCGATGTATGCACCCATTGGCTGTCCCCCTTTCAGACTACCGGAATGACTTGATCGTGACGCACCGCACCAGATTATTCTTTCGCCGTTTCTCCTGTCAATCGGTATCGAAGCCCGTGGCCGGCCGGCCAACCGCGTTGACGCCCCCAGCCGGGACACGTAGACTGCCGGCTTCATGTTCGGGTTCGGGTCGCTGCTCGGGTTGTCGCTCCTCGGCGGGGCGCTCATCGCCGCTCCCTTCCTCTGGCCGGTCCTCTTTCCACTGACCTGGTTGGCCCCTGTCCCATTGCTGGCGGCGATCGAAGGCGCCCGCGACTGGCGGCAAGCCCTGTGGGCCGGAGCGCTCGCGGGCGCGGCCACCATCGCCTTGGGCTTCCACTGGCTCGTCTACACCGTGCACGTGTTCGGCGGGGTGAACTACGCCGTGGCCACGGCGGCGTTCGCTCTCTTCGTGGCCTACGGGGCCGTTCCGTTCGTCGCGTTCGCGGCCCTGGTGCGCGCGTGCGGGCTGGGGCCGCTGGCGCTCTTCCCGGCGGCGTTCTGGGTCGCGGTCGAGTTCTGGTACCCCAACCTCTTCCCCTGGTACCTCGCCACGAGCCAGAACCCGTTCACGCTCCTGATCCAATCGGCGGACCTGACCGGACACTACGGCGTCACCTTCCTGTTGCTGTGGTGCGGCACCGCGCTCTACCAGTGGCTGCGCGCCCGCCGCGGCGCCGGGAGCCCGCGGCGGGCGGCGTGGTCCGCGGCCGCCGCGGCTGCCGTGCTGGCCGCGACGCTGACCTACGGACAGGTGCGGCTGGCCCAGGTCGACGCTGCGTCGAAGGCAGCCGCAGCCCTCGACGTCGCGGTCGTGCAAGGCAACATCTCCATCGAGCGGAAGGGCAAGAACGCCTTCCTCAAGGCCAACCAGGATACCTACAAGGCCCTGTCCCTGAAGAACGCGGACGCCGACGTGGTCATCTGGCCCGAGTCCGCCATGGAAACGTGGCTGCGCGAGAACGGCCGGCGCATCCCCCGCGCGCTCCTGCCCGCGCGCCATCCGCACATGATCGTCGGCGCCATCAGCTACCGGCGCCGGCCGGACAACCGTTTCAGCCGCTACAACAGCGCGGTGGCGGTGGACCCCGCCGGCACTGTGTCGGGCCGCTATCACAAGCAGGTGCTGCTCGCCTTCGGCGAGTACGTTCCGCTGGCGTGGCTCATCGGCTGGGTCCCGGGAGTACAGGCCATCGGCGACGGCTTCACCGCGGGCGAGATCGCGACCGCGCTCACCCTGCCCAAGGGCGCCCGGGCGGCGCCCCTCATCTGTTACGAGGACCTGATGCCCGCGCTCTCCCGCCGCTTCGTGAGGAACCAGCGTGCCAACCTGCTGGTCAACCTGACCAACGACGCTTGGTACGGGGACACCGTCGCGCCGTGGCAGCACGCCTGGCTGGCGCAATGGCGCTCCATCGAGACGCGCCGGGCCATGGTGCGGGCCACCAACACCGGCCTCACCGCGGTCATCGATCCGGCCGGGCGCATGTCCGAGCCGCTGCCGGTGTTCACCGAAGGGGTGCTGCGCGCCACCGTGCCTTTGCTGGAGATGGAGACCTTCTACGTGCGCTACGGCGACTGGTTCCCGTGGCTGATGACGGTGGTGACCGCGGGCGCGGCGTTGGCCGCGGGGATCGCCCGCGGGCCGGCCCGTCGCCGGGAAACGCGAGCACAGCGGCGGCGGAGAGCGTAGTGCGGTGTCCGGCTAATGCGAATCAACCGGAAACCGCACCGGCTCACGACAGACGGAATTCGCCGAGCGCCCGCACCATGCCCTCCACGGTGTCGGCGACGAGCAGCTTGTCCCGATGCTTTTTCTTGAGGAATCCCTGGTCCACCGCGTGGTCGAGAAAGCCGATGAGGTGGGAGTAATATCCCCGCACGTCGAGCAGGCCGCAGGGCTTGGTGTGGAACCCGAGCTGCAGCCAGGTGATCATTTCGGCGATCTCCTCGAGCGTTCCGTAGCCGCCCGGCAGCGCGATGAACCCATCCGAAAGACTCTCCATCAAGGCCTTGCGCTCGTGCATGGAGTCCACCACCCGGAGGTCGGTGAGGTTCGAGTGCACCACCTCCTTGATCATCAGCGCCTCGGGAATGATGCCGATGACCTCGCCGCCCTCCTCCAGGGCGGCGTCGGCCACGCATCCCATGAGCCCGATGGAGGCGCCGCCGTAGACTACGCCGATGCCGCGGCGCGCCAGCTCGCGGCCCAGCGACGCGGCCGTGTGCGCGTACTCCTCCAGCACGCCGGTGCCGGAACCCGAGAAGACACAGATTCGATTCATTCAAGCCCCCGGATCATGCCGCCCTGCCCGCCCGCGGCGCGTTGTCCGTCGCGCCAAGTGTTTCCGAGACCAGCCGCAGCCCGACGATACCGGCGATGATCAGCGCGATGCACGCGAGCCGCAGGACGTCCCTCGATTCCCCGAAAAGGACCATTCCCAGGATCACCGTGCCCACGGCGCCGATGCCGGTCCACACCGCGTAGGCCGTTCCCACGGGCAAGGTCTTCACCGCCTGCGACAGGAAATAGATGCTCACCCCCATGACCACGAGCGTCACCACGCTCGGCCACAGGCGGGTGAACCCCGCCGTGTACTTGAGCCCGACGACCCAGAACACTTCGAACACGCCGGCGATGCAAAGGTAGGTCCAACCCATCATGCTACTCCAACGGATTGCCTCCGTTCAGGCAAATGCCAATAATACCGCCGTCATGCTCAACCCCGCTGCTCATTCCGAGCACTGCCGCGCGTGCAAGACCCGGCTGCGCGAGCTGCTCACCGTGCTTTACCCGGACGCGTGCCACCGGGACCGATCGTTCCCCTGGCCCAGCAGGCCCGAGGCGTACCGCGGCACGCCGATCGGCGCGGTGTTGCAGCGGATCTTCGAGGCGCTGCGCGACCACCGGGGCTACGGGGATTTCATACGGACGCCGTGGATGCCGCCGTGCGACTACCATCTGGACAATATAGCAAGCCCCGGATTCATTCTGGAGTTCGACGAGCGCCAGCACTTCACCCGGCCCCGCGCCATCGCCCTGGGCCTCTATCCGGAGGACCTGCGCATGGGCTTCCCCGTCGGCGAATGGCTTCGGCTGTGCGCGGCGCTGGACGCGCGCGACCCGGAGCCGCCGGACCGGGACGAACGCCGGGCGTGGTACGATACGCTGAGGGACCTGCTCCCTACCGTCCACGGACTCCGTCCCACCGTGCGCCTCTACGAGGGGGCGCTGCGCTGGTGCGAGCTGCGCCCGGACGCCCCCGCCGACGTCGCCCGATTCAAGTCTTTTCTCGAAGGAGGCGCCATAGTATAGAGGGCGAAGGGTCGTCCCGTGCGACGGACGGGACGACGCCCGGCAACAACGGAAGGAGCAACAGCGTGGCGGGAGACAACGACGCCGACAGGCTCAAGGCGCGGGACCTCATCCGCGAGATCAAACGGGCCGGCATCCGCTTCATCGTGGCCCTGCCCGACCGTACCACCAGCGAGCACCTGCTCAAGACCATGATCAAGGACCCGGACTTCCAGGTGGTGCAGGTGTGCAAGGAAGACGAGGGCGTGTCCATCTGCAGCGGCCTCTACGCCGCCGGGCACCGGTCGCTGCTGCTGATGCAGTACACGGGTCTGCTGGACTCCATCAACGCGGTGCGCGGCGTCGCCGTGCAGGGGAAGAACCCGGTGTGCATGATGGTGGGGATGCTCCAGAAGGAGCCCGGCGTCCCCCCCAGGCAGTCCAAGCGCTACGGCCTGCGCATCGTCGAGCCGATCCTGGAGGCGATGGAGGTCGAGTACCACAACATCGAAGCCCCGGGCGAGGCCGACAAGGTCGTGCCCGCGGTGGAGGCGGCCTACGCGGAGTCGAGGCCGGTGGCCATGCTGATCGGACGGGAGCCCATCTGACCATGATGAAACGCGACGAAATGCTCAAGGTTCTGGCGCGCCACCGCACCGACGAGATCGTGGTGGCGGTCTACAAGGCGGCGCAGGACTGGATCCACATCGCGCCGTCCGACCTCAACTACACCTTCACCGGCGCCATGGGACAGGGCTCGTCCCACGCGTTGGGCCTGGCCCTCGGCCGGCCGGACAAACGCGTGGTGCTGCTGGACGGCGACGGCAGCCTGCTCATGAACCTGGGCACCCTCGTCACCATCGCCAACGCCGCGCCGAAGAACCTCGTGCACTGCGTATGCGAGAACGGCACCTACGAGACCAACGGCGGTGTCCCCATCCCGCGCCACGAGAGCTTCACTTTCACCGGCGTCGCCCGCGAGGCCGGCTACGTGAACACCTACACCATCGACGACCTGGAGGACTGGGACCGGAACCTCGACGCCATCCTCAAGGAAGACGGCCCCATCATGGTGGACCTCAAGGTGGAGCCGGGCGAAGACTACCCCGAGAACTTCCCCCGCCTCTACAACACCGAGTACCGCGACCGCTTCGCCAAGGCGCTGGCGGAGTCGTAAAGAGGTGGCGGGGTCCTACGCCTCCGGATTGATCACATTGACCGGCGCGCCTTCGGTGAACGCGACCACGTTGGCGAACGCGGCCTGGTAACGCTGGTACAAAATCCGGTCCACCGCGTAGCCGCGGTGCGACGCCAGGATGACGTTGTCGAAGCGCCGCAAGGGGTGGTCCGGAGGCAGCGGCTCCTCATCGTAGACGTCCAGACCCACCCCGCCGGGGCGCCCGCGCCCCAGTGACTCGACCAGCGCTTCCTCCGA
This genomic interval carries:
- a CDS encoding RNA-binding protein; translation: MEGRRLYVGGLPYSTTDMQLEEIFSAHGSVESAQVIIDKFTGRSRGFGFVEMGTPDEAEAAVNALNETDLGGRTITVNEARPQRRDFGRR
- a CDS encoding amidohydrolase family protein, translated to MGAYIDADGHIMERENEINEYINNEYLGRGSLSFRQMLPSLDKFHTPRSRHIEPEGIFDASVGPERWLEFLKKTGIEASVLYPTAGLSYGQVHFPEWAAAYARAYNDWLSEKYLKVSDRFKGVALIPVQDVPAAVEELRRAVKDLGMVCAMLPSNGLDRHYGSDQFWPLYEEAEKLDCALAVHGGCYGDLGFNSFKVFPATRALGMPFPLAIHMTGMMSEGIFDRFPELRVGFLEGGTAWIPLVLDRLNREAEYGGLQLKRDPIDYFRGGRVFVGCEGNEDVLSYCVNRVGHEIFMFCSDFPHEITMDNCMEEIDEILERDELTDAQKEAILGDNARKFYKI
- the lnt gene encoding apolipoprotein N-acyltransferase; the protein is MFGFGSLLGLSLLGGALIAAPFLWPVLFPLTWLAPVPLLAAIEGARDWRQALWAGALAGAATIALGFHWLVYTVHVFGGVNYAVATAAFALFVAYGAVPFVAFAALVRACGLGPLALFPAAFWVAVEFWYPNLFPWYLATSQNPFTLLIQSADLTGHYGVTFLLLWCGTALYQWLRARRGAGSPRRAAWSAAAAAAVLAATLTYGQVRLAQVDAASKAAAALDVAVVQGNISIERKGKNAFLKANQDTYKALSLKNADADVVIWPESAMETWLRENGRRIPRALLPARHPHMIVGAISYRRRPDNRFSRYNSAVAVDPAGTVSGRYHKQVLLAFGEYVPLAWLIGWVPGVQAIGDGFTAGEIATALTLPKGARAAPLICYEDLMPALSRRFVRNQRANLLVNLTNDAWYGDTVAPWQHAWLAQWRSIETRRAMVRATNTGLTAVIDPAGRMSEPLPVFTEGVLRATVPLLEMETFYVRYGDWFPWLMTVVTAGAALAAGIARGPARRRETRAQRRRRA
- a CDS encoding TIGR00730 family Rossman fold protein, yielding MNRICVFSGSGTGVLEEYAHTAASLGRELARRGIGVVYGGASIGLMGCVADAALEEGGEVIGIIPEALMIKEVVHSNLTDLRVVDSMHERKALMESLSDGFIALPGGYGTLEEIAEMITWLQLGFHTKPCGLLDVRGYYSHLIGFLDHAVDQGFLKKKHRDKLLVADTVEGMVRALGEFRLS
- the sugE gene encoding quaternary ammonium compound efflux SMR transporter SugE, whose protein sequence is MGWTYLCIAGVFEVFWVVGLKYTAGFTRLWPSVVTLVVMGVSIYFLSQAVKTLPVGTAYAVWTGIGAVGTVILGMVLFGESRDVLRLACIALIIAGIVGLRLVSETLGATDNAPRAGRAA
- a CDS encoding decarboxylase, whose translation is MAGDNDADRLKARDLIREIKRAGIRFIVALPDRTTSEHLLKTMIKDPDFQVVQVCKEDEGVSICSGLYAAGHRSLLLMQYTGLLDSINAVRGVAVQGKNPVCMMVGMLQKEPGVPPRQSKRYGLRIVEPILEAMEVEYHNIEAPGEADKVVPAVEAAYAESRPVAMLIGREPI
- a CDS encoding thiamine pyrophosphate-dependent enzyme codes for the protein MMKRDEMLKVLARHRTDEIVVAVYKAAQDWIHIAPSDLNYTFTGAMGQGSSHALGLALGRPDKRVVLLDGDGSLLMNLGTLVTIANAAPKNLVHCVCENGTYETNGGVPIPRHESFTFTGVAREAGYVNTYTIDDLEDWDRNLDAILKEDGPIMVDLKVEPGEDYPENFPRLYNTEYRDRFAKALAES